The proteins below come from a single Oryzias latipes chromosome 14, ASM223467v1 genomic window:
- the LOC101163756 gene encoding transmembrane protein 47, whose amino-acid sequence MSVDEVSVFRPFKLIALLCVFLALCLDVVALLSHSWVTADRFSLSLWESCSQSGPDNSAEEARWSCFSTLTSDWQIATLVLLGVGAVATLVAFLVAVISFCRGRQRQQYRIVAVFLFTAVVLQACALVLYPIKFIDGTVLQTYHEFNWGYGLGWGATIFMLGGGILFCLRTDLYEDSMY is encoded by the exons ATGTCTGTGGACGAAGTGTCCGTGTTTCGACCCTTCAAGCTCATCGCGCTGCTCTGCGTCTTCCTCGCTCTTTGCCTGGACGTGGTCGCTCTGCTGAGCCACTCGTGGGTCACCGCGGACCGCTTCTCCCTGTCCCTTTGGGAGTCCTGCTCCCAGTCTGGGCCGGATAACTCCGCGGAGGAGGCTCGGTGGAGCTGCTTCTCCACCCTCACATCTG ACTGGCAGATCGCCACCTTGGTACTGCTTGGGGTCGGCGCCGTTGCAACTCTGGTGGCCTTTTTGGTGGCCGTCATTTCCTTTTGCAGGGGACGGCAGAGGCAGCAGTATCGCATCGTGGCTGTGTTCCTGTTCACTGCAG TGGTTCTGCAGGCCTGCGCCCTGGTCCTCTACCCCATCAAGTTCATTGATGGAACAGTTCTGCAGACCTATCACGAGTTCAACTGGGGGTACGGGCTGGGCTGGGGAGCCACCATCTTCATGCTGGGCGGGGGCATCCTGTTCTGCCTGCGGACGGACCTGTATGAGGATTCGATGTATTGA